In Flammeovirgaceae bacterium, the sequence AGCCCTACACCATACGTGGCGAGAATACTTACGCCATGGCTGCTTAATCTGACGGTACGTTAGGTTAGCTTATGGCGCGTAAGACGCGCCAGGCCATCATCGCTCAGCGCCTTTGTTTTGCGGGCGCTGGTATAGCGGTGTCGTTCAGCAAAACCGCTCCGTGCGATGTCGCTAAGCACGGCTAAGACAAGCGGCTACGGAGTAGCTCAGGTGGTTGCCTGCCTTGCCACTCCCGACAAGTAAAGGCAACTAAGCATGTAGAACGTTCGGGGTCATCTTCGCTGGACCAGGGTTCGATTCCCTGCGGCTCCACTTTTATTGTTTTGGCATTTTAAAGCAACAGAGTTTCTTCTCTAGTTTCTCTCTTTTTTTGCAAGAAGTCTTAATTTATTTTCCCTATTCTGAGAAACTTCACGTAAGACAAAATCGATGTTCCAATCGGATGTAAATGAAAATAAAGCGGTAGTATTCAAAAACTTCCTTCTTACAGTGTTAAAAATATATGCGCTAAGTTCAACTAACGCTTTAAGATCATCATCTGATACAGCTTCAACTGTAATATTCGAATCACGATGCGCATAGACTTTATCTCTGGCATCAATCACTTTCTTGATTGATTTACTGAATTTTCCAATTTCGCTTCTTAACTCTTCGATCGCTAATATTATTTCTTGTCGGGATTTAAAACAATTAGAAAGTTCTTTCTTGTTGTTTGATTTTAATAACAACACAATATCATTGCCGTATTTCGACTTGATGAGTCGATTAAATAGTCTGTGGAATGAACGTTTTTGACTTGAACTGCTGCTAAATAGTTTAGCGAGTTGTACAATTAAAATGAATTTCAATTGGTACCAGTGATGTTGAAAAAAGCCATGTTTTTTAATATGCTCCTCATATGGATATCGTTCCTCCTTTAGTCGGAGTAGATTATTCAAAGAAATGTGAAGATCGGCAATGATATTCCAGAGGTCTTCAAACCAGTCCTCAAGGTTCTTTAATGATAAAATTTCATTCAAGCTTACTTCTTTATCTTATTCTTTCTCACCTCCACACTTGCCTTTTTGCACTTGCCCCCTATAGGCGGGTTGGTTTTTGAAATCTTGAGCGATACTTCGGTTACGGAGGGAAGTTGCAGGAAAATGTTGTCAATGATTTTGCCGGCAACACTTTCCAGCAGGTGCGAGGGTTTTTCCATTTCGTCCTTTACAATCCTGTAAAGTGTTTCGTAATTCACGGCTTGACCGAGATCATCGGTTTGTGCCGCTTTAGCCAAATCCGTTTCAACCGAGATATCCACTTCAAACCAGTTGCCCGATTCGCGCTCGTGCGGGTAAACGCCATGAAAGGCATGAAACTCCAACCCCTCAAGCGCAATGCGTCCGGTCATTCGATCTCGTCAAAGAAAGATGTAATTTTTTTTGTGCTGCGTGCTTCAACCACCACGGTTTGCTCCATTACCAGTTCCGGTTCGGGTTCGGGCAGTGTGGGTTCTTTAGCAGGAGAAACAGGAGTTTCTGCTTTCGGTGGTGTGTAATCTGCCTGCTTGTTGGGGTAAACTACTTTGTGCAGTTCTTTGGTAGCCGTAGCGATATGCTGGTCGGCATCAAAATCTTTATTGCTGTTGCGGATACGCTCGGCCCGCTCGATGGTATCCTGCGAAATACGTTTCAGTTCATGCAACAGGTCATCGCGGGTGTTTTCCAGCTTCTTGTAATTTTCTGCCAGGGCTTTGAGGCGCATTTCCATTTCGGCTAAACGTTGGCGCGAGAGAAGTTCGGCTTCATCGGTAAGGTCTTTGGCTTTTGTTTTGGCTTCGTTGAGTACGGCATCGGCTTTAAGCTGGGTTTCACGCAGCAGCAATTCGGCAGCCTGGCGCGATTGTTCAATCAGGTTGGAACCGGTGTCTTCCGCGGTTTTGAGGGTTTTGAACAGTGAACTTTCCACTTCGCGCAGTTTGGCCACTTCTTTTTCGGAGGCTTCCAGTTTAATGCGAAGTTCTTTGGTTTCATCCATCAGCCGTTCCCACTCCTGCGAAAGAGTAAGCAGGAAGGCGTTTACTTCATCTTTGTTGTATCCCCGAAAGTTTACTTCGAAGTTTTTCTGGCGGATTTCAAGCGGTGTAATTTTCATAACCGTGTTGTTTAGTTTAAAAAATCAGGCGCGGTAAAAAATCAGGTCAACGCGCATCGTCAAGTATATTAATATCCCAAACGGAAATTGTTCTGTCATCGCTGGCGCTGAGCAGGCAGTTGTTGTGGTTTGTCCACAGCACCCGATTTACCGAAGTACCGTGCCCTGCATGGCGCCCTTTGTCAATCACTTTAAGCAACCGCATCTCGGTTGCATCCCACACTTTAATCGATTTATCCAGGCTACAAGTTACAAAATGTTTTAAATCCGGGCTAAAATCGAGGTGATTAATTGCATACAGGTGGGCCACCACTTCACCGGCCAGTGAGTAACCGGCTTTCATATCCCAGGCTTTCAGGCGGGCATCGCGCGAGCCGCTGAGCAGGTAACTCCGGCCGGGCATATACCGAACGGTGAAAACTGAGTTGGTGTGGGCGTGTACTTCGTGTTTCAACGTTAACATATTCAAATCAAAAATACGGATGGAATGGTCGCTATAGCCGGCAGCCAGTTCATGGGCTTTTTCGTTAATTGAAAGAGAGCGCACATGTTTGTCGGAAACTTTTATTTTTTCACGCACGGTAAGCGTATTCAAGTCAACTACAAACAAGGTTCCGTCTCCGGTAGCTGCAAAAACATAGTTGCCGGTTGTTTGCAGGTCGAAAATGTAGGCCTCGCTAAGTTTTAACGAGCCAACCTGCTTTTTATTTTTCCAGTCGAGCAGGTGGAT encodes:
- the folB gene encoding dihydroneopterin aldolase, with protein sequence MTGRIALEGLEFHAFHGVYPHERESGNWFEVDISVETDLAKAAQTDDLGQAVNYETLYRIVKDEMEKPSHLLESVAGKIIDNIFLQLPSVTEVSLKISKTNPPIGGKCKKASVEVRKNKIKK
- a CDS encoding DivIVA domain-containing protein — its product is MKITPLEIRQKNFEVNFRGYNKDEVNAFLLTLSQEWERLMDETKELRIKLEASEKEVAKLREVESSLFKTLKTAEDTGSNLIEQSRQAAELLLRETQLKADAVLNEAKTKAKDLTDEAELLSRQRLAEMEMRLKALAENYKKLENTRDDLLHELKRISQDTIERAERIRNSNKDFDADQHIATATKELHKVVYPNKQADYTPPKAETPVSPAKEPTLPEPEPELVMEQTVVVEARSTKKITSFFDEIE
- a CDS encoding WD40 repeat domain-containing protein, with the translated sequence MPVTVKKLHTFTGHRNSVYTLQPSDCDSVFFSAGGDGMVVQWNLERPDDGQLLAQLPNSVYALNFHQPSGLLIAGQNFEGIHLLDWKNKKQVGSLKLSEAYIFDLQTTGNYVFAATGDGTLFVVDLNTLTVREKIKVSDKHVRSLSINEKAHELAAGYSDHSIRIFDLNMLTLKHEVHAHTNSVFTVRYMPGRSYLLSGSRDARLKAWDMKAGYSLAGEVVAHLYAINHLDFSPDLKHFVTCSLDKSIKVWDATEMRLLKVIDKGRHAGHGTSVNRVLWTNHNNCLLSASDDRTISVWDINILDDAR